A single region of the Pyricularia oryzae 70-15 chromosome 4, whole genome shotgun sequence genome encodes:
- a CDS encoding Mis12 domain-containing protein, whose amino-acid sequence MTSSISSETQLLAEHFGYPPVSLLDDIINSINILAEQALNSVERGLLAAKPTSLGFRAPPPQSKKTKHSATTTVEDAPPPSPEETQRHEVENGTHQLETLLCASIDRNFDIFEIWVMRNILTVRPDDRDWIRLSHYEGLDFSAASKRMKLAGTETGQDEAVNADGPEGDKEPSNQTRAGGKGEDVDAAETAGDAPTLASVARLRRRLQASQKLNVMLHAERARNAKLLDELRQFIHGTPGPAAVKVENEEGQNKPNLAFLRSKGDLTVGDAETPLTTTTAFSLSQLQALRALSTSLQTMMPDLVQRTGGADQGDTKKSWRTERLEYVEGSTRRHLENVRGLELGASGYVRDGEWQGEGRSLATGEVQGLERIASLLGAEPKNSVREPETRTADAMDEP is encoded by the exons ATGACCTCGTCAATTAGCTCAGAAACGCAACTCTTAGCGGAGCATTTTGGCTACCCTCCAGTG AGCCTCCTAGATGATATCATCAACAGCATAAACATCCTCGCCGAGCAGGCCCTCAACAGcgtcgagaggggcctgctCGCCGCGAAACCCACCAGCCTTGGATTCCGCGCACCGCCGCCCCAGTcgaaaaagacaaaacacTCTGCCACGACAACCGTAGAAGATGCTCCCCCACCATCGCCCGAGGAGACGCAGCGGCATGAGGTGGAAAATGGCACCCATCAGCTCGAGACCCTGCTGTGCGCGAGCATTGATCGCAACTTTGATATATTTGAGATTTGGGTCATGCGCAACATATTGACGGTACGACCCGACGACCGTGACTGGATCCGGCTCTCACACTACGAGGGTCTAGACTTTTCGGCTGCAAGCAAAAGGATGAAATTGGCAGGGACGGAAACCGGTCAGGACGAAGCAGTGAATGCAGACGGCCCGGAGGGCGACAAAGAGCCGAGTAACCAGACAAGGGCCGGTGGCAAAGGCGAGGACGTAGACGCGGCAGAGACAGCGGGCGATGCGCCAACACTAGCGTCCGTGGCccgactccgccgccgtcTCCAGGCCAGCCAGAAGCTCAACGTGATGCTGCATGCCGAGCGGGCGCGGAACGCCAAGCTGCTCGATGAGCTGCGGCAGTTCATCCACGGCACACCCGGGCCCGCCGCCGTCAAGGTGGAAAACGAAGAgggccaaaacaaaccaaacCTCGCATTCCTCCGAAGCAAGGGCGACCTGACAGTCGGCGACGCCGAGACCCccctgacgacgacgacagcctTCAGCCTCTCCCAGCTGCAAGCCCTCCGTGCGCTTTCGACATCGCTGCAAACCATGATGCCGGATCTTGTGCAGAGGACCGGCGGTGCCGACCAAGGCGATACAAAGAAGAGCTGGAGAACCGAGAGACTCGAGTACGTCGAGGGGTCGACGCGGAGACACCTCGAGAACGTCAGAGGACTGGAGCTGGGCGCGAGTGGGTATGTACGTGACGGCGAGTGGCAAGGCGAAGGGAGGAGTCTTGCAACGGGCGAGGTCCAGGGCCTGGAAAGAATTGCTAGTCTTCTCGGTGCCGAACCGAAAAATAGTGTTCGGGAACCAGAAACGAGGACGGCGGATGCCATGGACGAGCCTTGA